Proteins co-encoded in one Corynebacterium lujinxingii genomic window:
- a CDS encoding ABC transporter family substrate-binding protein produces MHPSRSRRPARSAAAALFACGLLASCAANPGPPPLVEPDEPRVSTTTPAPAEPRTDRTQVQVGVDPVRGGFNPHLAADDSATVQAIADLTLPSAYTAGKRDDDLLVAVSTLPTSPAAQTVRYVIAPEAQWSDGTPISGADFVYLWRGMVSTPGTLNPAGYRAIASIRVSGHGGRVVDVDFERPVAQRHELFAHLLPSHLFAPDASDFAYALRHTVPASAGRFLMDDVGRARGSIVLNRNDRYWGKHPAGVDILTLTAARDTTQTADQLRSGQLAFADVTPQETTTEVFGLVPGVEVGEESSSRMLGVVVSATSGLDQTLREEVRSLIDVPLLAHIAARRSTNLAVAPNDYAPGEKAVPGLNARTTPLRVGADAMDPAAAAAARTLVDTLNGAGVEAKLVSTDVTTLAGRSLPKNEVDLAVVWQNDAAALTALAGRVACPPTTLRAGNLSGLCTVGNQALAERILAGGVGLREARGLVADAETRAAVWVPIMRETRLTANTGHWPGGVKDAARWRPADTVKPTTTKENP; encoded by the coding sequence ATGCACCCCAGTCGATCGCGTCGCCCAGCCCGAAGCGCTGCGGCGGCGCTTTTCGCATGTGGCCTGCTCGCCTCCTGCGCGGCGAATCCCGGCCCGCCGCCGCTGGTGGAGCCTGACGAGCCTCGCGTATCGACGACCACCCCCGCCCCCGCCGAACCCCGCACCGACCGCACCCAGGTCCAGGTGGGCGTCGACCCGGTGCGCGGCGGTTTCAACCCGCATTTGGCGGCCGACGACTCCGCGACGGTGCAAGCGATTGCGGATCTCACCCTGCCCAGCGCGTACACCGCAGGTAAGCGTGACGACGACCTCCTGGTCGCCGTCTCCACCTTGCCCACCTCGCCCGCGGCCCAGACGGTGCGCTACGTCATCGCCCCGGAAGCTCAGTGGTCCGACGGCACCCCGATTTCCGGCGCGGACTTCGTCTACCTGTGGCGCGGCATGGTCTCCACCCCGGGCACACTGAACCCGGCGGGCTACCGCGCGATCGCGTCGATCCGCGTGTCCGGACACGGCGGCAGAGTGGTCGACGTCGACTTCGAGCGCCCCGTCGCCCAGCGCCACGAACTGTTCGCGCACCTGCTGCCGTCGCACCTGTTCGCCCCGGACGCGAGTGATTTCGCCTACGCACTTCGCCACACGGTGCCGGCGTCGGCTGGCCGGTTCCTTATGGACGACGTGGGACGCGCCCGCGGCTCGATTGTGCTGAACCGCAACGACCGGTACTGGGGCAAGCACCCGGCCGGCGTCGACATCCTCACGCTTACCGCCGCGCGCGACACCACCCAAACGGCCGACCAGCTGCGCTCCGGCCAACTCGCGTTCGCCGACGTGACCCCGCAGGAGACCACCACTGAGGTGTTCGGCCTGGTGCCAGGGGTCGAGGTGGGCGAGGAGTCGTCGTCACGCATGCTCGGCGTGGTGGTGTCCGCCACTAGCGGGTTGGATCAAACGCTGCGCGAGGAGGTGCGCTCGCTTATCGACGTCCCCCTGCTTGCCCACATCGCCGCCCGCCGCAGCACCAACCTGGCCGTCGCACCGAACGACTATGCACCGGGGGAGAAGGCCGTGCCGGGCTTGAATGCGCGCACCACGCCGCTGCGGGTCGGGGCGGACGCGATGGATCCGGCGGCGGCCGCGGCGGCGCGAACGCTCGTCGATACGCTTAACGGCGCTGGTGTGGAAGCGAAACTTGTTTCCACAGATGTGACCACGCTTGCCGGGCGCAGCCTGCCGAAAAACGAGGTGGACCTCGCGGTGGTGTGGCAAAACGATGCTGCCGCGCTGACCGCGCTTGCCGGACGCGTCGCGTGCCCGCCGACAACGCTGCGCGCCGGCAACCTGTCCGGCCTGTGCACCGTGGGCAACCAGGCGCTCGCGGAGCGGATCCTCGCCGGCGGTGTCGGGCTGCGCGAGGCGCGCGGCCTGGTCGCCGACGCCGAAACTCGCGCCGCCGTGTGGGTGCCGATCATGCGCGAGACCCGTCTTACCGCCAACACCGGACACTGGCCCGGCGGGGTGAAGGATGCGGCACGCTGGCGCCCGGCCGATACAGTGAAGCCCACAACGACGAAGGAGAATCCATGA
- a CDS encoding GtrA family protein, with amino-acid sequence MLQEPPVAAPPQGGSTAVRLATGLRQFVKFGIVGGSGVLVNFIVFYLANKALENGLDLHANDVFMQLGSTRWNIRWYHLMSTLAFLLANTWNYQLNRSWTFRGVHARSWIRGFFPFLATGLLAFGVSLTCMTLLMNPTTPLGLPDSLFDDSTGLRTKSYWAQAISTFIAMPVNFIINKLWTFGKPKGI; translated from the coding sequence GTGCTTCAAGAGCCGCCCGTCGCCGCGCCGCCGCAAGGTGGCAGCACCGCCGTGCGCCTCGCCACGGGGTTGCGCCAATTCGTGAAATTCGGCATCGTCGGCGGCTCCGGCGTGCTGGTCAACTTCATCGTCTTCTACCTTGCGAACAAAGCCCTGGAAAACGGCCTCGACCTGCACGCCAACGACGTGTTCATGCAACTCGGCTCCACCCGCTGGAACATTCGTTGGTACCACCTCATGTCCACGCTGGCGTTCCTTTTGGCCAACACGTGGAACTACCAACTCAACCGCTCTTGGACCTTCCGCGGCGTGCACGCGCGCTCCTGGATCCGCGGCTTCTTCCCGTTCCTCGCCACCGGCCTGCTCGCGTTCGGGGTGTCGTTGACCTGCATGACGCTGCTCATGAACCCGACCACACCGCTGGGCCTTCCGGACTCGCTTTTCGATGACTCCACCGGCCTGCGCACCAAGTCCTACTGGGCCCAAGCCATCTCGACGTTCATTGCGATGCCGGTGAACTTCATCATCAATAAGCTCTGGACTTTCGGCAAACCCAAGGGGATTTAA
- the mshB gene encoding N-acetyl-1-D-myo-inositol-2-amino-2-deoxy-alpha-D-glucopyranoside deacetylase — MTTRDLAGYRVVAVHAHPDDEAITTAGVIADLTRRGADVLVVTCTLGEEGEVIGEPYQHLVVGEADQLGGFRIGELRASLRAIGARGAFLGGAGRFRDSGMAGSPASRNPRAFVNSGDAAVVELAAIFEAERPHLVLTYGPDGGYGHPDHIRAHEIAHLAAERVPVPRILWTVRLAAETAALMPAGAPDGWRLPEPGELDGVDTSDIAVALDEHAYSAKIEAMRAHATQLWIADGRTTDVNPHAALAQGPVVYYALSNLIIQPIQRVEHFQLGAGTPLDDDTTNVLSGIPR; from the coding sequence ATGACCACGCGCGACCTTGCCGGCTACCGAGTGGTGGCCGTGCACGCCCACCCCGACGACGAGGCCATCACCACCGCGGGCGTCATCGCCGATCTCACCCGCCGCGGCGCCGACGTGCTCGTGGTCACCTGCACCCTCGGCGAGGAAGGTGAGGTGATCGGGGAGCCGTACCAGCACCTCGTCGTCGGCGAAGCCGACCAATTAGGAGGGTTCCGCATCGGCGAGCTGCGCGCGTCTTTGCGCGCCATCGGCGCGCGCGGTGCGTTTCTCGGCGGGGCGGGCCGCTTCCGCGACTCCGGCATGGCGGGCTCGCCGGCGAGCCGCAACCCGCGCGCGTTTGTGAACTCCGGCGACGCCGCCGTCGTTGAGCTGGCCGCCATCTTCGAGGCCGAGCGGCCGCATCTCGTGCTCACCTACGGCCCCGACGGCGGCTACGGCCACCCGGACCACATCCGCGCCCACGAAATCGCCCACCTGGCTGCGGAGCGTGTGCCCGTTCCGCGCATCCTGTGGACGGTGCGCCTCGCAGCGGAGACAGCAGCACTCATGCCCGCCGGCGCCCCCGACGGCTGGCGCCTGCCCGAGCCCGGCGAACTCGACGGGGTAGACACCTCCGACATCGCCGTCGCCCTCGACGAGCACGCCTACAGCGCAAAAATTGAAGCCATGCGCGCGCACGCGACCCAACTGTGGATCGCCGACGGCCGCACCACCGACGTCAACCCCCACGCCGCACTCGCCCAAGGCCCCGTGGTCTACTACGCGCTGTCCAACCTCATCATCCAGCCCATCCAGCGCGTCGAGCACTTCCAGTTGGGCGCAGGCACCCCGCTTGACGACGACACCACCAACGTCCTCTCCGGAATCCCCCGATGA
- a CDS encoding energy-coupling factor transporter transmembrane component T family protein, translating to MNLLANINPVTRILGLALLTTPLMFTIDWVSATFVLAFTVVMVPLCGLSYGRFFKRALPILIVAPLAGIPMALYGQAGGETYFEWGLVHVTELSVSLAWAVILRVLAIALPVVLLSVDVDPTDLGDGLSQVLHLPERFVIGAVAALRMLTLLRDDLDAMRRSRRARGIADQGKIKYWFSLSFGLLVMSLRRAGKLATAMEARAFGGPTTRSWARESKLHTRDWIVMAVCLGTALVALGVAWITGDLRPVWSVR from the coding sequence ATGAACCTGTTGGCCAATATCAACCCCGTCACGCGCATCCTCGGCTTGGCGCTGCTGACCACGCCGCTGATGTTCACCATCGACTGGGTCTCCGCCACTTTCGTGCTCGCCTTCACTGTGGTCATGGTGCCGCTGTGCGGTTTGAGTTACGGCCGCTTTTTCAAAAGGGCACTGCCGATCCTCATCGTCGCGCCACTGGCAGGCATTCCGATGGCGCTCTACGGACAAGCGGGCGGCGAGACTTACTTCGAGTGGGGGCTCGTCCACGTCACCGAGTTGTCGGTGTCGCTCGCGTGGGCCGTCATCCTGCGCGTACTCGCGATCGCGCTACCTGTTGTCCTCCTGTCCGTCGACGTGGATCCCACCGACCTTGGCGACGGCCTGTCGCAGGTGCTGCACTTACCGGAACGCTTTGTCATCGGCGCGGTTGCAGCGCTTCGCATGCTCACCCTGCTTCGCGACGACCTCGACGCCATGCGCCGCTCCCGCCGCGCCAGAGGCATCGCCGACCAGGGCAAGATCAAGTATTGGTTCTCCTTGTCGTTCGGGCTGCTCGTGATGTCATTGCGCCGCGCAGGAAAACTCGCCACCGCCATGGAAGCCCGCGCCTTCGGTGGGCCGACGACACGGTCCTGGGCGCGCGAATCCAAACTGCACACTCGCGACTGGATCGTCATGGCGGTCTGTCTCGGTACCGCGCTTGTCGCCCTCGGCGTCGCGTGGATTACCGGGGATCTACGCCCGGTGTGGTCGGTGCGATGA
- the dapC gene encoding succinyldiaminopimelate transaminase, whose product MARTPLGSQLPDFPWDTIADVKAKAASHPDGLIDLSVGGPVDPVAPSIQLALSEAAAAPGYPQTAGMPELRATIVSSLARRFGIEGLSERSVLPVIGLKEAVAWLPTLLGVRGQKVVIPEVAYPTYEVGALMADCEVVRCDDPADAPRDAALVFVNSPSNPTGGVASVEQMRAWVAFGRDTGAIIASDECYLYLGWSVSPVSILHPSVTDGDNTGLLALHSLSKTSNLASYRAGTISGDESLVQELLLVRKHAGLIVPGPIQAAMVAALGDDLHEEMQRSTYAARRVTLMKALQDAGFTIDDSDAGLYLWARRDGMDSRSLLSWLAERGILAAPGHFYGPAGSNHVRISLTAPDERIAEAARRLVS is encoded by the coding sequence TTGGCACGAACCCCGCTCGGATCACAACTGCCGGATTTCCCATGGGACACCATCGCCGACGTTAAGGCGAAGGCGGCATCGCACCCGGATGGGCTCATCGACCTCTCCGTCGGCGGCCCCGTCGACCCAGTCGCGCCGTCTATCCAACTCGCGCTGTCCGAAGCCGCCGCCGCACCCGGCTACCCGCAAACCGCCGGAATGCCGGAGCTGCGCGCGACCATCGTGTCGTCGCTGGCGCGCCGGTTCGGCATCGAAGGGCTGTCCGAACGGTCCGTGCTGCCGGTCATCGGTCTGAAGGAAGCGGTGGCGTGGCTGCCGACACTGCTCGGGGTGCGCGGCCAGAAGGTGGTCATCCCGGAAGTCGCCTACCCCACCTACGAAGTCGGCGCGTTGATGGCCGACTGCGAGGTCGTGCGTTGCGACGACCCCGCCGACGCCCCGCGCGACGCCGCCCTCGTATTCGTCAACTCTCCGTCGAACCCGACCGGGGGAGTAGCGTCCGTGGAGCAGATGCGCGCCTGGGTGGCGTTCGGCCGCGACACCGGCGCGATCATCGCCTCCGACGAGTGCTATCTCTACCTCGGATGGTCCGTTTCGCCGGTATCCATTCTGCATCCGAGCGTCACCGACGGCGACAACACCGGCCTGCTCGCGCTGCATTCGCTGTCCAAGACATCCAACCTGGCGTCGTACCGCGCCGGCACCATCTCCGGCGACGAATCGCTGGTGCAGGAACTGCTGCTCGTGCGCAAACACGCCGGCCTCATCGTGCCCGGCCCCATCCAGGCCGCCATGGTCGCAGCGCTTGGCGACGACCTCCACGAGGAAATGCAGCGCTCCACCTACGCCGCCCGCCGCGTGACGTTGATGAAGGCGCTGCAGGACGCAGGCTTTACTATCGACGACTCCGACGCCGGCCTCTACCTCTGGGCCCGCCGCGACGGCATGGACTCGCGTTCCCTGCTGTCCTGGCTTGCCGAGCGCGGCATCCTGGCCGCCCCCGGCCACTTCTACGGTCCGGCCGGCTCGAACCACGTGCGCATCTCGCTGACCGCGCCTGACGAGCGCATCGCCGAAGCCGCGCGGCGCCTCGTTTCCTAG
- a CDS encoding Rv1157c family protein has product MRTPRSLARSAVAAVCAAGMLAAGVVDTQTAHAASSNPLDELGRPTSETIARVNAFADQPYVPVQVGNALRTAVAFFAGSGEMGGPPLPKDAPAFTQFAWPTVSGNCIGKGMHSTASAIAVPGPAKSPAPGAKAGQTTFVFTALGTPAAAQKQGLMKVYWVNLNTLRTGVTPLGNNGINPTGPSTLSATADTGSGRVLAVVDGSVRTTDRTCAFAPTAASINVR; this is encoded by the coding sequence GTGCGCACTCCCCGATCCCTTGCACGCTCCGCAGTCGCGGCGGTTTGTGCTGCCGGCATGCTGGCAGCCGGTGTCGTCGATACGCAAACTGCCCACGCCGCGTCGTCGAACCCGCTCGACGAGCTCGGACGCCCAACCTCAGAGACCATCGCGCGCGTTAACGCGTTCGCCGACCAGCCGTACGTGCCGGTGCAGGTGGGCAACGCGCTGCGCACCGCAGTGGCCTTCTTCGCCGGCTCCGGCGAGATGGGCGGGCCTCCCCTGCCCAAGGACGCCCCGGCGTTCACGCAGTTCGCTTGGCCGACGGTGTCGGGAAACTGCATCGGCAAGGGGATGCACTCCACCGCCTCCGCCATTGCGGTGCCCGGACCTGCGAAATCCCCCGCCCCGGGCGCGAAGGCCGGGCAGACCACGTTCGTGTTCACCGCCCTCGGCACCCCAGCGGCCGCGCAGAAGCAGGGGCTCATGAAGGTGTACTGGGTCAACCTGAACACGCTTCGCACGGGTGTAACGCCGCTTGGCAACAACGGGATTAACCCGACAGGACCGTCCACCTTGTCCGCAACAGCGGACACGGGTTCGGGTCGCGTCCTCGCAGTTGTCGACGGTAGCGTGCGCACCACCGATCGGACCTGCGCCTTTGCCCCTACTGCCGCATCAATCAACGTGAGGTAA
- a CDS encoding ABC transporter ATP-binding protein, with protein sequence MAPVIRARGLTYQHATRPEPAFSGVDLDVERGERILITGDSGSGKSTLLAVIARLIDDSEDGSRAGTLDVDGTVGMVLQDPEAQTILSRVGDDVAFGAENLGVPRDEIWRRVEVALDDVGLDVPLDHRTAHLSGGQKQRLALAGVLAMGSDILVLDEPTANLDPHGRDEVINAVDRVCKRTGATLIVVEHRPKHWAHVVDTYYRLDRDGLRRITAEELPDAPPLPPAKDVPSDVQDAVATNNLLTRFGPPRTVRAPEGYSTVITGENGSGKTTLVQVLAGLTPPERGVVEYSETIRQGLTKPSIDWSSKHLASRIGYVFQEPEHQFVTATVREEMALSGAPQERIDDLLHRLRLDHLVTANPFTLSGGEKRRLSVATALVNAPQLLILDEPTFGQDDRTFVELVGLIRELTDNGVTVISITHDEAFIASLGDHTEHITAGES encoded by the coding sequence CGTCGACCTCGACGTCGAGCGCGGCGAGCGCATCCTGATCACCGGAGATTCCGGCTCCGGGAAATCGACGCTGCTCGCGGTGATCGCACGGCTTATCGACGACTCCGAGGACGGCAGCCGCGCCGGCACCCTGGACGTCGACGGGACCGTCGGGATGGTGCTGCAGGATCCCGAGGCACAGACCATTTTGTCCCGCGTGGGCGACGATGTCGCTTTCGGCGCGGAGAACCTCGGCGTGCCCCGCGACGAGATTTGGCGCCGTGTCGAGGTAGCGCTGGACGATGTCGGCCTCGACGTGCCACTCGACCACCGCACCGCGCACCTATCCGGCGGGCAGAAGCAGCGCCTCGCCCTTGCTGGGGTGCTGGCGATGGGCTCCGACATCCTCGTGCTCGATGAGCCGACCGCGAACCTCGACCCACACGGCCGAGACGAGGTGATCAATGCCGTCGACCGCGTGTGCAAACGCACCGGCGCGACCCTGATCGTGGTCGAGCACCGCCCGAAGCACTGGGCGCACGTAGTGGACACCTACTATCGCCTGGACCGCGACGGACTGCGCCGCATCACTGCCGAGGAGCTTCCGGACGCACCGCCGCTGCCCCCGGCAAAGGACGTCCCATCTGATGTGCAGGACGCCGTGGCCACGAATAATCTGCTCACGCGTTTTGGCCCGCCGCGCACGGTTCGCGCACCGGAGGGCTACTCGACCGTGATCACCGGCGAGAACGGCTCCGGCAAAACCACGCTTGTGCAGGTACTCGCGGGTCTGACACCGCCGGAGCGCGGCGTGGTGGAGTACTCCGAAACGATCCGCCAGGGGTTGACCAAGCCGTCGATTGACTGGTCGTCGAAGCACCTGGCCAGCCGCATCGGCTACGTGTTTCAGGAGCCGGAGCACCAGTTCGTCACCGCCACCGTGCGCGAGGAGATGGCACTGTCCGGTGCGCCGCAGGAGCGTATCGACGACCTCCTGCACCGCCTCCGCCTCGACCACCTGGTCACCGCGAACCCGTTCACCCTCTCCGGCGGGGAGAAGCGCCGCCTGTCGGTGGCTACCGCTTTGGTCAACGCCCCGCAATTGCTCATCCTGGACGAGCCGACGTTCGGCCAGGACGACCGCACCTTCGTGGAACTTGTCGGCCTGATCCGGGAACTGACGGACAACGGCGTCACGGTCATCTCGATCACCCACGACGAGGCGTTCATCGCCTCACTCGGCGACCACACCGAGCACATCACGGCGGGGGAGAGCTAG
- the fdxA gene encoding ferredoxin, with product MTYVIAQPCVDVMDRSCVEECPVDCIYEGKRTLYIHPDECVDCGACEPACPVEAIFYEDDLPDEWAEYYDVNVGFFDELGSPGGAAKTGPQDYDHPFVAALPPQNQD from the coding sequence ATGACTTACGTGATTGCTCAACCGTGCGTCGACGTCATGGACCGCAGCTGCGTCGAAGAATGCCCCGTTGACTGCATCTACGAGGGCAAACGCACGCTCTACATCCACCCCGACGAATGCGTCGACTGTGGCGCCTGCGAACCGGCATGCCCGGTCGAGGCCATCTTCTACGAGGACGACCTCCCCGACGAGTGGGCCGAATACTACGACGTCAACGTCGGCTTCTTCGACGAACTCGGCTCCCCGGGCGGCGCCGCCAAGACCGGCCCGCAGGACTACGACCACCCGTTCGTCGCAGCGTTGCCGCCGCAGAACCAGGACTAG
- the typA gene encoding translational GTPase TypA — MSHPEFRNVAIVAHVDHGKTTLVNGMLEQSGVFGDHGEHGDRVMDSGELESERGITILAKNTAIRRAGKGKDGTDLIINVIDTPGHADFGGEVERGLSMVDGVVLLVDASEGPLPQTRFVLGKALEAKKPVIICVNKTDRPDARIDDVVVEAQDLLLELGAGLEDPEAAEAAENLLELPVLYTSGRAGRASLENPGDGNLPDNEDLQPLFDVIYDVLPEPSAEIDAPFQAQVTNLDSSSFLGRIALIRVYKGSVKKGQTVAWVHYDDEGNQQVKNVKIAELLVTEGLDRVPAEGDVVAGDIAAISGVENIMIGDTLCDPEHVEPLPRIAIDDPAISMTIGVNTSPMAGRNGGDKLTARMVKARLDQELIGNVSIKVLPTERPDAWEVQGRGEMALTVLIETMRREGFELTVGKPQVVTKEVDGKTYEPYDHMIIDVPSEHQGAVTQLMANRKGQMTSMANTGSGDWVRMEFDVPSRGLIGFRTTFLTETRGAGIANSYSIEHRPWAGEIKGRPTGSLVADRSGQVTAYALQQLADRGDFFVEPGADAYEGMVVGANSRDEDMDVNITKEKKLTNMRAASADATVTLQKARTLSLDEAIEFCDDDECVEVAPEAMRVRKIILNATERGRARSRAKQKNS; from the coding sequence GTGTCGCACCCTGAATTTCGCAATGTAGCCATCGTCGCCCACGTCGACCACGGCAAAACCACCCTGGTTAACGGCATGCTGGAGCAGTCCGGCGTGTTCGGCGACCACGGCGAGCACGGCGACCGCGTGATGGACTCCGGCGAGCTCGAGTCCGAGCGCGGCATCACCATTTTGGCCAAGAACACCGCCATCCGCCGCGCTGGCAAGGGCAAAGACGGCACGGACCTGATCATCAACGTCATCGACACCCCGGGCCACGCCGACTTCGGCGGCGAGGTCGAGCGCGGCCTGTCAATGGTCGACGGCGTTGTGCTGCTCGTCGACGCGTCCGAGGGCCCGTTGCCGCAGACCCGCTTCGTGCTGGGTAAGGCGCTCGAGGCGAAGAAGCCGGTCATCATCTGCGTGAACAAGACCGACCGTCCGGACGCGCGTATCGACGACGTCGTGGTGGAAGCACAAGACCTCCTCCTCGAGCTCGGCGCCGGCCTGGAAGACCCGGAGGCCGCCGAGGCCGCGGAGAACCTGCTCGAGCTGCCGGTGCTCTACACCTCCGGCCGCGCAGGACGTGCGTCCCTGGAGAACCCGGGCGACGGCAACCTGCCGGACAACGAGGACCTGCAGCCGCTATTCGATGTCATCTACGACGTGCTGCCGGAGCCGTCCGCGGAGATCGACGCGCCGTTCCAGGCGCAGGTGACCAACCTGGACTCCTCGTCCTTCCTCGGTCGTATCGCGCTGATCCGCGTGTACAAGGGCTCAGTGAAGAAGGGCCAGACGGTCGCGTGGGTGCACTACGACGACGAGGGCAACCAGCAGGTGAAAAACGTCAAGATCGCGGAGTTGCTCGTCACCGAGGGCCTGGACCGCGTCCCGGCCGAGGGCGACGTCGTCGCCGGCGACATCGCCGCCATCTCGGGTGTGGAAAACATCATGATCGGCGACACCCTGTGCGACCCGGAGCACGTCGAGCCGCTGCCGCGTATTGCTATCGACGACCCGGCGATCTCCATGACCATCGGCGTGAACACCTCGCCGATGGCGGGCCGCAACGGCGGCGACAAGCTCACCGCCCGCATGGTCAAGGCGCGCCTGGACCAGGAGCTGATCGGTAACGTCTCGATCAAGGTGCTGCCGACCGAGCGCCCGGACGCCTGGGAGGTCCAGGGCCGCGGCGAGATGGCGCTGACCGTGCTCATTGAGACGATGCGTCGTGAAGGTTTTGAGCTCACCGTGGGCAAGCCGCAGGTGGTGACCAAGGAAGTCGACGGCAAGACCTACGAGCCGTACGACCACATGATCATCGACGTTCCGTCCGAGCACCAGGGTGCCGTCACCCAGCTCATGGCCAACCGCAAGGGCCAGATGACCTCGATGGCCAACACAGGCTCGGGCGACTGGGTGCGCATGGAGTTCGACGTGCCGTCGCGTGGCCTGATCGGCTTCCGCACCACCTTCCTCACCGAAACCCGCGGCGCTGGTATCGCGAACTCGTACTCCATCGAACACCGCCCGTGGGCCGGCGAGATCAAGGGCCGCCCGACCGGCTCGTTGGTTGCCGACCGTTCCGGCCAGGTCACCGCGTACGCGTTGCAGCAGCTCGCGGACCGCGGCGACTTCTTCGTCGAGCCGGGCGCGGACGCCTATGAGGGCATGGTCGTCGGCGCGAACTCGCGTGACGAGGACATGGACGTCAACATCACCAAGGAAAAGAAGCTGACCAACATGCGCGCCGCCTCGGCGGACGCCACGGTCACGCTGCAGAAGGCGCGCACACTGTCCCTCGACGAGGCGATCGAGTTCTGTGACGACGACGAGTGCGTCGAGGTCGCCCCTGAAGCGATGCGCGTGCGCAAGATCATCCTGAACGCCACCGAGCGTGGCCGTGCCCGCTCCCGCGCAAAGCAGAAGAACAGCTAG
- a CDS encoding nucleoside/nucleotide kinase family protein, with translation MTYTLLIDGASGSGKTTLAGQIGDALGIRVVHLDDFYPGWYGLQEGAAMVARDVLHPVRPGYWRWDWYRHRRAEWVPLEPGEDLVVEGVGAVTESSIRAARMRGDVDTIRVTADENTRKARALARDPGYVLWWQMWARQEAALAKMPVDVEVMRRPE, from the coding sequence ATGACTTACACGCTGCTGATCGACGGCGCCTCCGGGTCCGGCAAGACCACCCTCGCCGGCCAGATCGGCGACGCGCTGGGCATTCGCGTGGTGCACCTCGACGATTTCTATCCGGGCTGGTACGGCCTGCAAGAAGGTGCCGCGATGGTGGCGCGCGACGTGCTGCACCCGGTGCGCCCCGGATACTGGCGGTGGGACTGGTACCGGCACCGCCGCGCCGAGTGGGTGCCGCTCGAACCGGGGGAGGATCTCGTGGTGGAAGGGGTTGGGGCGGTCACGGAGTCGTCGATACGCGCTGCCCGGATGCGCGGGGACGTGGACACGATCCGGGTGACCGCGGACGAGAACACGAGAAAAGCCCGGGCGCTTGCGCGGGACCCGGGCTACGTCCTGTGGTGGCAGATGTGGGCGCGGCAGGAGGCGGCGCTGGCGAAAATGCCGGTAGACGTGGAAGTTATGCGCCGACCGGAGTGA
- a CDS encoding DUF402 domain-containing protein — protein sequence MSVDLHPVKQETFDTAANINTDPKGFLREVDTFRVTDFGLYMARGANHPEFGYLESWLLPELGLRANIFHYREGAERAQDFYFDIADIDVDGDVWSTRDLYVDLVSLTGNPIDVLDIDELAAATSAGLITAEDAEKAMDVTLNAVEGITRHGDDAMEWLRALGIELTWADKVELTPVGA from the coding sequence ATGAGCGTCGACCTGCACCCCGTCAAGCAAGAGACCTTCGACACGGCTGCCAACATCAACACCGACCCGAAGGGTTTCCTGCGCGAGGTGGACACGTTCCGCGTCACCGACTTCGGCCTCTACATGGCCCGCGGCGCGAACCACCCGGAGTTCGGGTACCTGGAGAGCTGGCTGTTGCCCGAGCTGGGTCTGCGCGCGAACATCTTCCACTACCGCGAAGGCGCCGAGCGCGCGCAGGACTTCTACTTCGACATCGCGGATATCGACGTCGACGGCGACGTGTGGAGCACCCGCGACCTCTACGTCGACCTGGTGTCGTTGACTGGCAACCCAATCGACGTGCTCGACATCGACGAGCTCGCCGCCGCCACCTCCGCCGGCCTCATCACCGCCGAGGACGCCGAGAAGGCCATGGACGTCACCCTGAACGCGGTCGAGGGCATTACCCGCCACGGCGACGACGCGATGGAGTGGCTGCGCGCCCTCGGCATCGAACTAACCTGGGCCGACAAGGTCGAGCTCACTCCGGTCGGCGCATAA